Genomic window (Phragmites australis chromosome 5, lpPhrAust1.1, whole genome shotgun sequence):
CTCTCGTGTGTTggttgttaaaaaaaacttgtcCAGTTTTGTATTAAAGGGCTTCAAAACCTTCCGTTGTAATGGAGTTGTACACATGGATTGTATGTGAagtattttaaaagaaaatcaaTTAAATAAGGTGCCAAATAAACACTCCTGTCACCCTTGGAATTCTTTTGTGAAGAAATCACAGCCGTAGCTTGGAACCCCTGCGAGTTGCGCCCTCTATTGATCGCTCGGACAAAAAAGTTGTCGAGCATGGGCAGTCTCCAGCGACGGAAACGCCCAATATGGTGAGCCCGTAACGGAGCTTTGACGGTTTGGTTTCATCGACGCTAGCGCAACGGCGCCCTGGCGCCGTAACATCGTCGGAGACAGAGCCTCGCAGCCGGCCGCCGTCGCCCTGGGCCGTGTCCCTAACGTCGCCGCCCATGGCCACCACCTGCGACGACGTCGATTTCGGCCTCCTCGGCGACGAGGACGACGCCCACCACCCCCCTCAAACCCACCCAGACCCCCCTCACCCATCGCTGCCTCCGCCGCAGGGCTTCTACCTCCCGCAGAAATCCCCCGTCTCCCCCGTCTTCGCCGAAGACTCCGCCAGCCACTTCTCGCACGACCTCAAGAACAACCAGGCGGCGGCCAAGCGCAGGGGCTGCGGCGTGGTGGTGGAGGAACCGGGCGTTGTCGGCAAGTACCGCTCCCCTTACCTCAACAGCAGCGGCAAGAaggggcgaggcggcggcgagggcgcggCGCACAACCGGAAGGACGGTAGGGAGGAGTGGAGCGACGGGGCCATCTGCACCCTCCTGAACGCGTACACGGAGCGGTTCGAGCAGCTGCAGCGCGGGACCTTCCGGGGCCGGGACTGGGAGGACGTGGCCGCCGCCGTGGCCAGCCAGCATCCCGCCCGGGACGGCGGCGGCAAGAGCGTAGATCAGTGCAAGAACAAGATGGACAACCTCAAGAAGCGGTACAAGGTAGAGTGTCAGCGGATTGACGGCGGTACCAGCAAGTGGCCATGGTTCAAGAAAATGGAGGTCATAGTTGGCGGTGCGACCTCCATTGCCTCCCCCaagcccgccgccgccaccgctgatGATGTCAAACCGAGGGACCAGCAGCAACAGAACAAGAGGTTGAAGATGCAAAGTCCCCTTTTTTGTTAGTTCATTTTGGGTACTAGGTGAGACATGAGCAAATGATTTGGATTGCAGTTGTACACCTTCCAGTGCTAGCCTGCTTAGTATCGGTGTCGGCT
Coding sequences:
- the LOC133919016 gene encoding uncharacterized protein LOC133919016 isoform X2, yielding MATTCDDVDFGLLGDEDDAHHPPQTHPDPPHPSLPPPQGFYLPQKSPVSPVFAEDSASHFSHDLKNNQAAAKRRGCGVVVEEPGVVGKYRSPYLNSSGKKGRGGGEGAAHNRKDGREEWSDGAICTLLNAYTERFEQLQRGTFRGRDWEDVAAAVASQHPARDGGGKSVDQCKNKMDNLKKRYKVECQRIDGGTSKWPWFKKMEVIVGGATSIASPKPAAATADDVKPRDQQQQNKSCTPSSASLLSIGVGSRLTPLSNPRWKRALLKIGGSVLAGAASENVDPKVIMLIAREVQVASLHGVQVAIVVGSRNIYCGDTWAAETGIERAATCPIGMMASVLNAVLLQASLEKIGIETRVQTTLVVQDATEPYIRRRAIRHLEKGRVVIFGGIGAAMGNPLFTTDTAAALRASEINADVLLKGITGDTVNGCTPESNGDAEFEHISYRELVARGFSKMDVIAITFCEENNIPGMILLHRFSFVE
- the LOC133919016 gene encoding uncharacterized protein LOC133919016 isoform X3, producing the protein MATTCDDVDFGLLGDEDDAHHPPQTHPDPPHPSLPPPQGFYLPQKSPVSPVFAEDSASHFSHDLKNNQAAAKRRGCGVVVEEPGVVGKYRSPYLNSSGKKGRGGGEGAAHNRKDGREEWSDGAICTLLNAYTERFEQLQRGTFRGRDWEDVAAAVASQHPARDGGGKSVDQCKNKMDNLKKRYKVECQRIDGGTSKWPWFKKMEVIVGGATSIASPKPAAATADDVKPRDQQQQNKSCTPSSASLLSIGVGSRLTPLSNPRWKRALLKIGGSVLAGAASENVDPKVIMLIAREVQVASLHGVQVAIVVGSRNIYCGDTWAAETGIERAATCPIGMMASVLNAVLLQASLEKIGIETRVQTTLVVQDATEPYIRRRAIRHLEKGRVVIFGGIGAAMGNPLFTTDTAAALRASEINADVLLKGITGDTVNGCTPESNGDAEFEHISYRELVARGFSKMDVIAITFCEENNIPGRNFG
- the LOC133919016 gene encoding uncharacterized protein LOC133919016 isoform X1; translated protein: MATTCDDVDFGLLGDEDDAHHPPQTHPDPPHPSLPPPQGFYLPQKSPVSPVFAEDSASHFSHDLKNNQAAAKRRGCGVVVEEPGVVGKYRSPYLNSSGKKGRGGGEGAAHNRKDGREEWSDGAICTLLNAYTERFEQLQRGTFRGRDWEDVAAAVASQHPARDGGGKSVDQCKNKMDNLKKRYKVECQRIDGGTSKWPWFKKMEVIVGGATSIASPKPAAATADDVKPRDQQQQNKSCTPSSASLLSIGVGSRLTPLSNPRWKRALLKIGGSVLAGAASENVDPKVIMLIAREVQVASLHGVQVAIVVGSRNIYCGDTWAAETGIERAATCPIGMMASVLNAVLLQASLEKIGIETRVQTTLVVQDATEPYIRRRAIRHLEKGRVVIFGGIGAAMGNPLFTTDTAAALRASEINADVLLKGITGDTVNGCTPESNGDAEFEHISYRELVARGFSKMDVIAITFCEENNIPVVLFNMMEPGNISRALCGYQVGTLVDQTGRIS